The following proteins are co-located in the Corynebacterium kalinowskii genome:
- the topA gene encoding type I DNA topoisomerase has product MADSSAGVKRLVIVESATKAKKIQPYLGKDYIVEASVGHIRDLPRGAADVPAKYKKEPWARLGVDTDHGFAPLYVVSADKKKKVADLKAKLKDVDELLLATDPDREGEAIAWHLLEVLKPKVPVKRMVFNEITKPAIIAAAENTRELDDNLVDAQETRRILDRLYGYEVSPVLWKKVMPRLSAGRVQSVATRVIVERERERMAFKSASYWDLTAELLTNKQSTPENPNEFVARLVTVDKQRVAQGRDFNDRGELKGKDVVVLDEARAKQLADALTGQAMAVTNVEEKPYTRRPYPPFMTSTLQQEAGRKLHYTSERTMRIAQRLYENGHITYMRTDSTTLSASGIEAARQQARELYGAQFVADQPRQYTRKVKNSQEAHEAIRPAGETFATPGQLHAQLDAEEFKLYELIWQRTVASQMADARGTSMKVTIAGEAKTGEHTEFAATGRTITFPGFLKAYVETSQMEDGRNVADNAEKRLPVLAAGDALSAKDITAEGHATNPPARYTEASLVKKMEDLGIGRPSTYASIIKTIQDRGYVFSRGNALVPSWVAFAVVGLLEQNFASLVDYDFTSSMEDELDEIAAGNEDRTQWLNGFYFGNAEARDNMADSVARLGGLKSLVGDNLEHIDAREVNSLKLFVDSEGRDIVVRVGRYGPYLERIVGTLADGTPEYQRANLPESTTPDELSLEAAEKLFAIPQGGRELGVNPANGRMIVAKDGRYGPYITEMVTEDEKSAVQSKAEEIVAQERAAEDEQRKAEGKRAKNWDTKTAASQKEKRIAQIIEETLKPGTASLFSTMEPSTVTLDDALRLLSLPREVGIDPSDGVMITAQNGRYGPYLRKGEDSRTLANEEQIFTVTLDEARRIYSEPKRRGRAATPAAPLKVLGDNDVSGKPMQVKDGRFGPYVTDGVTNASLRKGDSPETMTDTRANELLSERRAKEAANPAPAKKTTRKAGAKKATKKAVKQTTKRVVKAGSRAK; this is encoded by the coding sequence GTGGCAGATTCGAGTGCTGGCGTGAAGCGATTGGTGATCGTGGAGTCCGCGACGAAGGCGAAGAAGATCCAGCCTTACCTGGGCAAGGATTACATCGTCGAAGCGTCTGTTGGACATATTCGTGATCTCCCACGCGGCGCTGCGGATGTTCCGGCCAAGTACAAGAAGGAGCCATGGGCTCGTCTTGGCGTGGATACTGACCACGGCTTTGCCCCGCTGTATGTGGTGAGCGCTGACAAGAAAAAGAAGGTCGCAGACCTCAAGGCGAAGCTCAAAGATGTTGATGAGCTGCTGCTCGCAACAGACCCCGACCGCGAGGGCGAGGCTATCGCCTGGCACCTGCTCGAGGTGCTCAAGCCGAAGGTGCCGGTCAAGCGCATGGTGTTCAACGAGATCACCAAGCCAGCCATCATCGCCGCAGCAGAAAACACCCGTGAGCTGGACGATAACCTCGTCGATGCGCAGGAAACCCGACGCATCCTCGACCGTCTCTACGGTTACGAGGTTTCTCCAGTGCTGTGGAAAAAGGTCATGCCACGCCTGTCTGCGGGCCGCGTCCAGTCTGTGGCTACCCGTGTGATCGTTGAGCGTGAGCGCGAACGCATGGCGTTCAAGTCCGCCAGCTACTGGGATCTCACGGCCGAGCTGTTGACGAACAAGCAGTCCACCCCTGAGAACCCGAATGAGTTTGTCGCACGGCTGGTGACCGTCGATAAGCAGCGTGTTGCGCAGGGTCGCGACTTTAACGACCGCGGCGAGCTCAAGGGCAAGGACGTTGTCGTCCTCGATGAGGCGCGCGCCAAGCAGCTTGCCGACGCCCTGACTGGGCAGGCAATGGCCGTCACCAATGTGGAAGAAAAGCCGTACACCCGCCGCCCGTACCCGCCGTTTATGACGTCGACGCTGCAGCAGGAAGCCGGTCGCAAGCTCCACTACACCTCCGAGCGCACCATGCGCATCGCGCAGCGACTGTACGAGAATGGCCACATCACCTATATGCGTACCGACTCGACCACGCTGTCGGCATCCGGCATTGAGGCCGCGCGCCAGCAGGCCCGCGAGCTTTATGGCGCGCAATTCGTCGCTGATCAGCCTCGCCAGTACACCCGCAAGGTGAAGAACTCGCAGGAAGCTCACGAAGCAATCCGTCCTGCCGGCGAGACCTTTGCGACCCCTGGGCAGCTGCACGCTCAGCTGGACGCCGAGGAATTCAAGCTGTACGAACTCATCTGGCAGCGCACCGTCGCCTCACAGATGGCCGACGCGCGTGGCACCTCTATGAAGGTCACCATCGCCGGTGAAGCGAAGACTGGCGAGCACACAGAGTTCGCTGCCACCGGCCGCACCATCACCTTCCCGGGCTTCCTGAAGGCCTATGTGGAGACCTCCCAGATGGAGGACGGACGCAACGTGGCCGACAACGCTGAAAAGCGCCTGCCAGTGCTCGCTGCGGGCGACGCGCTCAGCGCCAAGGACATCACCGCTGAGGGCCACGCCACGAATCCTCCAGCGCGCTACACAGAGGCGTCGCTGGTGAAGAAGATGGAAGACCTCGGCATTGGTCGTCCTTCCACCTACGCGTCGATCATCAAGACCATCCAGGATCGCGGTTACGTCTTCTCCCGCGGCAACGCTCTGGTCCCTTCCTGGGTCGCATTCGCCGTGGTCGGATTGCTGGAACAAAACTTCGCCTCTCTCGTCGACTATGACTTCACCTCCTCCATGGAGGACGAACTCGATGAGATTGCTGCGGGCAACGAAGATCGCACCCAGTGGCTGAATGGCTTCTACTTCGGCAACGCCGAGGCTCGCGACAACATGGCTGATTCTGTGGCCCGCCTCGGTGGTCTGAAATCGCTGGTCGGCGACAACCTTGAGCACATTGACGCTCGCGAGGTCAACTCCCTCAAGTTGTTTGTCGATTCCGAGGGCCGCGACATCGTCGTCCGCGTCGGCCGCTACGGCCCCTACCTCGAGCGCATCGTGGGCACGCTTGCCGACGGCACTCCCGAGTACCAACGCGCGAACCTGCCCGAATCCACCACGCCGGACGAACTTTCCCTCGAGGCGGCAGAGAAGCTCTTCGCCATCCCACAGGGTGGTCGTGAACTGGGAGTCAACCCGGCCAATGGCCGCATGATTGTGGCCAAGGACGGTCGCTACGGCCCGTACATCACCGAAATGGTGACCGAGGACGAGAAGTCCGCTGTGCAGTCTAAGGCGGAAGAAATCGTGGCGCAGGAGCGCGCCGCTGAAGACGAGCAGCGCAAAGCCGAAGGCAAGCGGGCCAAGAACTGGGATACCAAGACTGCCGCTAGCCAGAAAGAAAAGCGGATCGCGCAGATCATCGAGGAAACCCTCAAGCCGGGCACTGCCTCGCTGTTTTCCACGATGGAGCCATCCACCGTCACTCTGGATGACGCGCTGCGCTTGCTGTCCCTGCCACGCGAAGTGGGCATCGATCCGTCCGACGGTGTGATGATCACTGCGCAGAACGGTCGCTATGGCCCGTATCTGCGTAAGGGCGAGGATTCTCGCACTCTGGCGAATGAAGAGCAGATCTTCACCGTGACCTTGGACGAGGCACGTCGAATCTACTCCGAACCAAAGCGTCGCGGCCGGGCCGCCACCCCTGCGGCACCACTGAAGGTTCTCGGTGACAACGACGTTTCCGGTAAGCCAATGCAGGTCAAGGACGGCCGTTTCGGCCCATACGTCACTGACGGCGTCACCAACGCCTCGCTGCGCAAGGGCGATAGTCCGGAGACCATGACGGACACTCGTGCTAACGAGCTGCTGTCCGAGCGTCGTGCCAAGGAAGCAGCTAATCCTGCTCCGGCGAAGAAGACCACGCGTAAGGCTGGCGCGAAGAAGGCAACGAAGAAGGCCGTGAAGCAGACCACCAAGCGTGTGGTGAAAGCCGGGAGCCGGGCTAAGTAG
- a CDS encoding cold-shock protein, producing the protein MAQGTVKWFNAEKGFGFIAPADGSADVFVHYSEIQGNGFRTLEENQQVEFEIGEGAKGPQAQNVHAL; encoded by the coding sequence ATGGCACAGGGTACTGTGAAGTGGTTCAACGCTGAAAAGGGCTTTGGTTTCATTGCTCCAGCTGACGGATCCGCAGATGTTTTCGTTCACTACTCCGAGATTCAGGGCAACGGCTTCCGCACCCTCGAAGAGAACCAGCAGGTTGAATTCGAGATCGGCGAAGGCGCCAAGGGCCCACAGGCACAGAACGTTCACGCTCTGTAA